The Synergistaceae bacterium genome segment TGTGCAAAGAAGGACTTATAGACGAGGCCGCCGCAGTGTCACGGGTCACACCGGAACAAGTTGAACAGATGCTGCACCCGCAGATAGACACAAAAAGCGATTATAAGAAAATTGCAAAGGGGCTTCCGGCATCTCCTGGGACGGCTGTCGGCGTCGTTGTATTCAATGCCGATGAAGCTGCGGAACGGGGGGCAAAAGGAGAAAAGATTATTCTTGTGAGGCCGGAGACCACCCCTGATGACATCCATGGCCTCTTTGCCGCGCAGGGCGTTCTTACAAGCCATGGCGGCATGACAAGCCATGCCGCCGTCGTTGCGAGGGGACTTGGAAAACCATGTGTGTCGGGATCTGAGGAAATCATGATCGATCTTGCCGCCGAGATGTTCACAGTTGGCGACACCGTAGTAAAAAAAGGAGACTTACTTTCACTAAACGGCAGCACAGGAGATGTCATACTTGGGGCTGTTTCACTCATCGAACCGAAATTCGATGAAGACTTCAGTTTACTTCTTGCAATGTCCGATAAAATAGCAAAACTTCAGGTCTGGGCTAACGGAGATACTCCTGAAGATGCACGTCGTGCACGAAGCTTTGGAGCAAAGGGCATAGGACTCTGTCGTACCGAGCATATGTTTATGGCTGTTGACAGACTTCCTGTAATGCAGGAGATGATCATAGCAGACAGCAAAGAGGAAAGAGTCAGGCAGCTCGACAAGCTGGAAAAGATGCAGGAGGAGGACTTCCTTGGCATATTCGAAGCTATGGAGGGACTGCCTGTAACAATAAGGCTTCTTGACCCCCCTCTGCATGAATTCCTTCCAAAAGTCCCTA includes the following:
- a CDS encoding pyruvate, phosphate dikinase (catalyzes the formation of phosphoenolpyruvate from pyruvate), which codes for CKEGLIDEAAAVSRVTPEQVEQMLHPQIDTKSDYKKIAKGLPASPGTAVGVVVFNADEAAERGAKGEKIILVRPETTPDDIHGLFAAQGVLTSHGGMTSHAAVVARGLGKPCVSGSEEIMIDLAAEMFTVGDTVVKKGDLLSLNGSTGDVILGAVSLIEPKFDEDFSLLLAMSDKIAKLQVWANGDTPEDARRARSFGAKGIGLCRTEHMFMAVDRLPVMQEMIIADSKEERVRQLDKLEKMQEEDFLGIFEAMEGLPVTIRLLDPPLHEFLPKVPKLEDELAKASPDSESAKKIKSVIARANDLHEMNPMLGFRGCRLGMIYPEIYEMQIRAIFNAACKLTARGVHVIPDIMMPIVSTQEEMRRLREMVDTIGYNIMKKANCELKYMVGTMIELPRAAMVADQIAKYAQFFSFGTNDLTQTTFGFSRDDAEGKFLAQYVEGGILPHNPFAVLDRDGVGGLMKIGVTGGRSVNPDIQLGICGEHGGDPSSVAFCHKLGLDYVSCSPFRVPVARLSAAHAALGILE